TATCATTTTAATTATATCTCTTTCATGAATGAGTTCCATGCAACTTATTAGTCATCAATTATATGCGCAATCTGTAGTTTTATCACCagtaaaattaatttttaattttgttcattGCTATCCCTGTGAAGGTCCTGAGATGTAAATGAGAACTTACTTGAGGGATAAATTTTATCTCAGCCTTATACCTTATTCATCAGACTGTTGATCCATAAAGGCTTCAAAGCATGAATTTGATATGGAATATAGCAGTATTATCAGTATATAACACAcagacaaaacataaaacaaaaaaccaatCTTTCACACTTAAGcaattctgttttattttgcaCATCCTGAATATATATGTTCCAGCTAAGATTGTTGTGAATTGCGCCTTGTGTATTTCTGAATACATTGACTGGGATAATAAAACAGATATCACTGCagctttttttcctttaaaaaagataCTGTGATATCTATGATTATAAAGTTGCTACCAGTAGCAAACTATTACAATATGCATTTCTCTACTTTTGGCCAAAAAGTTAAACATACATTATTGTGATTTGCTGCTCAAAAGATTCTGAAGAAAGGCATTAGACACACATCAGCTATTTCTAATTACCACTTAGAAAGCTCCACTAAttcttttgtgtttgtgtttaataaactCCTATAATAGTTTTATATTATCTCCAAATTAAAATTACCCACTTCTTTCTGAAAAAGAAAGTAACCAACAGCAAATAGTTGAAATATTTAATATGGGGGATTAAATCCTATCTGCTTTCCTGCATTCATTTTCTTTGCTAACGTTAGATTCTAAAATAGCCAGCAAGGCAAAATATTCCTTATATCGCTGCTGTGTTCTGCTTCCTAGCAATTTTCTGTTTGCAGATACAAAAATCACAATACTAGGTAGACAGCGGTGGATTAAGAACCTTATTTGCTAAGCACTTTGGATAAAATCTATGTATCTGTTTGGGAAAAGAAGGGTTGGAGGGAAAAGGcgagagagagatacacacagagagacagagaggcagagagagagagaggcagagatcaCACTGAAGCAGGCAAGTGTTTGGCAGAGTAGAGCTCAGTCTTattcagttttgaaatgaaacagatgatttccctaccttcatcacactgttaaatgtaaCAGTGTTATTCAGCATTCTTTCAGTTCATTTACCACCACGCTGTAATTGTTAGGCACTGCCCACCATCCCTCCCCCATGCTCTTTGTGGGGGAAAACCTCCTATCTTTGAAATGGAAGCAAGGAAGCAGGAAGGGGGAGAGTGAAAGCGGCAATGccctctcccttcccccccccctcggctgccccacagagaagggtgtggatcttggaaaactataactctcgggactgcatagtatggagctataaTATTTGAAGTaaggtccagctgcattcatttcacagtgtaggtcagtggttctcaacctgtgggtcccctggtgttttggcctacaactcccagaaatcccagctagtttaccagctgttaggatttctgggagttgaaggccaaaacatctggtgacccacaggttgagcaccactggtgAAGATGCACCCAGAGCAGGTTCatagaccttgggaaactgcaattcctgagaccatctcatggagacatggcattcaaagtaaggtccaactgcattcgttccacagtgtagatgcacccagagaagggtatggaccttaggaaactataactcccaggaggactccatcgcatgtaactatggtatttaaagtggggtgcaagggcattcattccatactgtaaatgcattGAGAGAAGGTTATGGATATTAcagaactatgactcccaggactgcacagcatggagacatggcataataataataataataataataataataataataataataataataatggaatttaaAGTTATAAACTccatgagcaaaaggtaatggcagAACTTTCCCTAACacctcccacaaattggggaaatatttcattttaaatctGAGAGCAacgaatgccatcacattacagaattgtCCAAACATCCGGTTCATTACCAAAAATCCACCCCCCACACCACCTCCTGAAGTGTTGAAAAGGatgctgctccccccccccccaatcatgcttaaaatatgcaaagaatgctcTACCCTGCACTTAAACCCAAgctaatgtgatgaacacagtggcttaccacattttaagtgtagcatTCAGTGgaattttgtaaataataataataataataactactttatttgtaccccgctaccatctccccatgggactcggtggagcttacatgaggccaagcctaaaatatatcaaacaacatcaataacacaacattaataaaacaatcaataaaatataaattatataaattacataataaaataacaatcaaTAGTGAtatataaacagttttaaaataatgtgatgaagtggctaAAGAGGCAGAAAGAGATGGTTTCatccttttaaaatgtgttttagatCAGTCACTTGAGCCATTTGGTACTGTTTGCTATACCAATACATTTCTACAATTCTGCTACAGTAATACATTCATGTCTTGGTAATATCGGGTGAGCTaatgaattgattttctcatCTTCTGAAGATAGATCTCTCACTCCTGGTCAATTTTGTCTATGTTATTCTGGAAATactttttctttgttcataaggctgtattttgtgttgttttaaaaagaaacatgctTGTCAATCATGTCTTACAGCCTATTGAATAATATGGACACCCAAAGGGTGTAAAAACAAGGAGGCAGCTAGCAGCAGGAAGaggaaacacatttatttatttatttgatgcatttgttaaccgccgctctcagccctagagcgactcgcggcggtgtacaacatataaaaccacatttTACAATAagctacaacaacaaaaaccaacatatcactaatatacaatcatctaattatactaaaataatccgctccgtcttatcatagaatcataaccaagctcgtagtccatattccgttccagttgtcgtttccagttactgtagcgttcagttaaatgccttctcgaatagccatgtcttcaggcttttacggaaggacataagggagggtgcctgtctgatgtcaacagggagggtgttccacagccggggggccaccaccgagaaggccctttctctcgtccccgccagacgtgcctgtgaagcaggcgggatcgagagaagggcctccccagacgatctcaaggtcctcgtgggatcataggccgagatgcggtccgaaaggtattttgggccggaactgtttagggctttataggataacaccagcaccttaaattgggcccggtagcagatcggcagccagtggagctggaacaacaagggcgatgtatgctccctgcgtcctgctcctgttagtaacatggctgccgcacgctggactagctgaagcttccgggccgtcttcaagggcagccccacgtagagagcgttgcagtagtcaaggcgggatgtgaccagagcgtgtaccaccgtagccaagtcaga
This genomic interval from Anolis sagrei isolate rAnoSag1 chromosome 2, rAnoSag1.mat, whole genome shotgun sequence contains the following:
- the LOC137096214 gene encoding uncharacterized protein, yielding MASELSSLVSSVFSRSFKSRVSSALVQALVQDLACFSRDASPLLSSWGLRLRGCAEALLDKDSTQPPPPALLKSDLATVVHALVTSRLDYCNALYVGLPLKTARKLQLVQRAAAMLLTGAGRREHTSPLLFQLHWLPICYRAQFKVLVLSYKALNSSGPKYLSDRISAYDPTRTLRSSGEALLSIPPASQARLAGTRERAFSVVAPRLWNTLPVDIRQAPSLMSFRKSLKTWLFEKAFN